The proteins below come from a single Mytilus edulis chromosome 5, xbMytEdul2.2, whole genome shotgun sequence genomic window:
- the LOC139524730 gene encoding hepatocyte nuclear factor 4-gamma-like isoform X6, with amino-acid sequence MLYSYLEQHYAPVHQEHEYYYYDPDSPELSMGALGQTPVMGVSTSPTQGMSTYCAICGDRATGKHYGASSCDGCKGFFRRSVRKNHVYSCRFSRNCVVDKDKRNQCRYCRLRKCFRAGMKKEAVQNERDRISVRRTSYEDTSQNNSLSVSTLLNAEILSRQISSPVGQCDLTHKVIATADDVCESIKQQLLVLVEWAKYIPCFCELPLDDQVALLRAHAGEHLVLGVARRSMAVKDVLLLGNDGIIPRNATDMEMGTIAARVLDELVAAFRDIQIDDTEFACIKAIVFFDPAKGLTDPQKIKSFRYQVQVNLEDYINDRQYDSRGRFGEILLLLPALQSITWQMIEQIQFAKLFGMARIDSLLQEMLLGGAAPTDMLTNPSVPVSLTSQMGNSFGDQFANPSDVMSVSHAHGVNMSPQHSQGSPLGSSPIHLGGMPPLANTPTPPLCTTDQFLSGHSVMSSLDSSLHLTNGLIDTPVSSPSLPNCESYKKSLTPQQRFKQESM; translated from the exons ATGCTATATTCTTATTTAGAACAGCATTATGCACCAGTCCATCAGGAACATGAGTACTATTATTATGATCCAG ACTCTCCAGAACTCAGTATGGGAGCGCTGGGACAGACTCCTGTCATGGGTGTCTCCACCTCCCCCACCCAAGGGATGAGTACATATTGTGCCATATGTGGAGACAGGGCTACCGGCAAACATTATGGGGCCTCAAGTTGTGACGGCTGTAAGGGATTCTTTCGTCGTAGTGTCAGAAAGAACCATGTTTATTCCTGTAGATTTAGTCGGAATTGTGTTGTAGACAAAGATAAGAGAAATCAGTGTCGTTACTGCAGATTACGTAAATGTTTCAGAGCAGGAATGAAAAAAGAAG CTGTACAGAATGAACGAGACAGAATAAGTGTTAGAAGAACCAGTTACGAAGATACCAGTCAAAACAATTCACTCTCCGTCAGTACGCTGTTAAACGCTGAAATTCTCTCTAGACAG ATCTCATCCCCCGTTGGACAGTGTGACCTAACACACAAGGTTATAGCGACTGCCGATGATGTGTGTGAATCTATTAAACAACAATTACTTGTCCTTGTAGAATGGGCAAAATATATACCGTGTTTTTGTGAACTGCCATTAGATGATCAG gttGCCTTGTTGAGAGCTCATGCTGGAGAACATTTGGTTCTGGGTGTAGCCAGACGTTCCATGGCCGTCAAGGATGTTTTATTATTGGGAAATGATGGGATAATTCCACGTAACGCTACAGATATGGAGATGGGAACGATTGCAGCCAGAGTATTAGACGAGTTAGTTGCAGCATTTAGAGACATACAGATTGATGACACAGAGTTTGCCTGTATTAAAGCTATTGTCTTCTTTGATCCTG CTAAAGGTCTGACAGATCcacaaaaaatcaaaagttttcgTTACCAAGTACAAGTAAATCTGGAAGATTATATCAACGATCGTCAGTACGACTCTAGAGGCAGATTTGGGGAGATTTTATTACTGTTGCCCGCCTTACAGAGCATTACTTGGCAAATGATTGAACAGATACAGTTCGCCAAGTTATTTGGAATGGCGAGGATTGATAGTTTACTCCAAGAAATGTTATTAGGTG GTGCAGCACCGACAGATATGTTGACCAATCCTTCTGTACCAGTGTCGTTAACATCACAAATGGGTAACAGTTTTGGGGACCAGTTTGCCAATCCGTCAGATGTCATGTCAGTTTCTCATGCACATGGAGTTAACATGTCACCACAACATAGTCAAGGGTCACCACTTGGATCGAGTCCAATCCATCTCGGTGGCATGCCACCATTGGCTAACACACCAACACCACCACTATGCACAACGGATCAGTTTTTGAGTGGACATTCTGTGATGAGTTCCTTAGACTCTTCGTTACATCTAACGAATGGACTTATTGACACACCCGTGTCATCTCCGTCATTACCTAACTGTGAATCGTACAAAAAATCATTGACTCCACAACAGAGGTTTAAACAAGAATCAATGTAA
- the LOC139524730 gene encoding hepatocyte nuclear factor 4-gamma-like isoform X16, translated as MGALGQTPVMGVSTSPTQGMSTYCAICGDRATGKHYGASSCDGCKGFFRRSVRKNHVYSCRFSRNCVVDKDKRNQCRYCRLRKCFRAGMKKEAVQNERDRISVRRTSYEDTSQNNSLSVSTLLNAEILSRQISSPVGQCDLTHKVIATADDVCESIKQQLLVLVEWAKYIPCFCELPLDDQVALLRAHAGEHLVLGVARRSMAVKDVLLLGNDGIIPRNATDMEMGTIAARVLDELVAAFRDIQIDDTEFACIKAIVFFDPEAKGLTDPQKIKSFRYQVQVNLEDYINDRQYDSRGRFGEILLLLPALQSITWQMIEQIQFAKLFGMARIDSLLQEMLLGGAAPTDMLTNPSVPVSLTSQMGNSFGDQFANPSDVMSVSHAHGVNMSPQHSQGSPLGSSPIHLGGMPPLANTPTPPLCTTDQFLSGHSVMSSLDSSLHLTNGLIDTPVSSPSLPNCESYKKSLTPQQRFKQESM; from the exons ATGGGAGCGCTGGGACAGACTCCTGTCATGGGTGTCTCCACCTCCCCCACCCAAGGGATGAGTACATATTGTGCCATATGTGGAGACAGGGCTACCGGCAAACATTATGGGGCCTCAAGTTGTGACGGCTGTAAGGGATTCTTTCGTCGTAGTGTCAGAAAGAACCATGTTTATTCCTGTAGATTTAGTCGGAATTGTGTTGTAGACAAAGATAAGAGAAATCAGTGTCGTTACTGCAGATTACGTAAATGTTTCAGAGCAGGAATGAAAAAAGAAG CTGTACAGAATGAACGAGACAGAATAAGTGTTAGAAGAACCAGTTACGAAGATACCAGTCAAAACAATTCACTCTCCGTCAGTACGCTGTTAAACGCTGAAATTCTCTCTAGACAG ATCTCATCCCCCGTTGGACAGTGTGACCTAACACACAAGGTTATAGCGACTGCCGATGATGTGTGTGAATCTATTAAACAACAATTACTTGTCCTTGTAGAATGGGCAAAATATATACCGTGTTTTTGTGAACTGCCATTAGATGATCAG gttGCCTTGTTGAGAGCTCATGCTGGAGAACATTTGGTTCTGGGTGTAGCCAGACGTTCCATGGCCGTCAAGGATGTTTTATTATTGGGAAATGATGGGATAATTCCACGTAACGCTACAGATATGGAGATGGGAACGATTGCAGCCAGAGTATTAGACGAGTTAGTTGCAGCATTTAGAGACATACAGATTGATGACACAGAGTTTGCCTGTATTAAAGCTATTGTCTTCTTTGATCCTG AAGCTAAAGGTCTGACAGATCcacaaaaaatcaaaagttttcgTTACCAAGTACAAGTAAATCTGGAAGATTATATCAACGATCGTCAGTACGACTCTAGAGGCAGATTTGGGGAGATTTTATTACTGTTGCCCGCCTTACAGAGCATTACTTGGCAAATGATTGAACAGATACAGTTCGCCAAGTTATTTGGAATGGCGAGGATTGATAGTTTACTCCAAGAAATGTTATTAGGTG GTGCAGCACCGACAGATATGTTGACCAATCCTTCTGTACCAGTGTCGTTAACATCACAAATGGGTAACAGTTTTGGGGACCAGTTTGCCAATCCGTCAGATGTCATGTCAGTTTCTCATGCACATGGAGTTAACATGTCACCACAACATAGTCAAGGGTCACCACTTGGATCGAGTCCAATCCATCTCGGTGGCATGCCACCATTGGCTAACACACCAACACCACCACTATGCACAACGGATCAGTTTTTGAGTGGACATTCTGTGATGAGTTCCTTAGACTCTTCGTTACATCTAACGAATGGACTTATTGACACACCCGTGTCATCTCCGTCATTACCTAACTGTGAATCGTACAAAAAATCATTGACTCCACAACAGAGGTTTAAACAAGAATCAATGTAA
- the LOC139524730 gene encoding hepatocyte nuclear factor 4-gamma-like isoform X7: MSDSSSNCDDVDSPELSMGALGQTPVMGVSTSPTQGMSTYCAICGDRATGKHYGASSCDGCKGFFRRSVRKNHVYSCRFSRNCVVDKDKRNQCRYCRLRKCFRAGMKKEAVQNERDRISVRRTSYEDTSQNNSLSVSTLLNAEILSRQISSPVGQCDLTHKVIATADDVCESIKQQLLVLVEWAKYIPCFCELPLDDQVALLRAHAGEHLVLGVARRSMAVKDVLLLGNDGIIPRNATDMEMGTIAARVLDELVAAFRDIQIDDTEFACIKAIVFFDPEAKGLTDPQKIKSFRYQVQVNLEDYINDRQYDSRGRFGEILLLLPALQSITWQMIEQIQFAKLFGMARIDSLLQEMLLGGAAPTDMLTNPSVPVSLTSQMGNSFGDQFANPSDVMSVSHAHGVNMSPQHSQGSPLGSSPIHLGGMPPLANTPTPPLCTTDQFLSGHSVMSSLDSSLHLTNGLIDTPVSSPSLPNCESYKKSLTPQQRFKQESM; encoded by the exons ACTCTCCAGAACTCAGTATGGGAGCGCTGGGACAGACTCCTGTCATGGGTGTCTCCACCTCCCCCACCCAAGGGATGAGTACATATTGTGCCATATGTGGAGACAGGGCTACCGGCAAACATTATGGGGCCTCAAGTTGTGACGGCTGTAAGGGATTCTTTCGTCGTAGTGTCAGAAAGAACCATGTTTATTCCTGTAGATTTAGTCGGAATTGTGTTGTAGACAAAGATAAGAGAAATCAGTGTCGTTACTGCAGATTACGTAAATGTTTCAGAGCAGGAATGAAAAAAGAAG CTGTACAGAATGAACGAGACAGAATAAGTGTTAGAAGAACCAGTTACGAAGATACCAGTCAAAACAATTCACTCTCCGTCAGTACGCTGTTAAACGCTGAAATTCTCTCTAGACAG ATCTCATCCCCCGTTGGACAGTGTGACCTAACACACAAGGTTATAGCGACTGCCGATGATGTGTGTGAATCTATTAAACAACAATTACTTGTCCTTGTAGAATGGGCAAAATATATACCGTGTTTTTGTGAACTGCCATTAGATGATCAG gttGCCTTGTTGAGAGCTCATGCTGGAGAACATTTGGTTCTGGGTGTAGCCAGACGTTCCATGGCCGTCAAGGATGTTTTATTATTGGGAAATGATGGGATAATTCCACGTAACGCTACAGATATGGAGATGGGAACGATTGCAGCCAGAGTATTAGACGAGTTAGTTGCAGCATTTAGAGACATACAGATTGATGACACAGAGTTTGCCTGTATTAAAGCTATTGTCTTCTTTGATCCTG AAGCTAAAGGTCTGACAGATCcacaaaaaatcaaaagttttcgTTACCAAGTACAAGTAAATCTGGAAGATTATATCAACGATCGTCAGTACGACTCTAGAGGCAGATTTGGGGAGATTTTATTACTGTTGCCCGCCTTACAGAGCATTACTTGGCAAATGATTGAACAGATACAGTTCGCCAAGTTATTTGGAATGGCGAGGATTGATAGTTTACTCCAAGAAATGTTATTAGGTG GTGCAGCACCGACAGATATGTTGACCAATCCTTCTGTACCAGTGTCGTTAACATCACAAATGGGTAACAGTTTTGGGGACCAGTTTGCCAATCCGTCAGATGTCATGTCAGTTTCTCATGCACATGGAGTTAACATGTCACCACAACATAGTCAAGGGTCACCACTTGGATCGAGTCCAATCCATCTCGGTGGCATGCCACCATTGGCTAACACACCAACACCACCACTATGCACAACGGATCAGTTTTTGAGTGGACATTCTGTGATGAGTTCCTTAGACTCTTCGTTACATCTAACGAATGGACTTATTGACACACCCGTGTCATCTCCGTCATTACCTAACTGTGAATCGTACAAAAAATCATTGACTCCACAACAGAGGTTTAAACAAGAATCAATGTAA
- the LOC139524730 gene encoding hepatocyte nuclear factor 4-gamma-like isoform X10, whose product MSDSSSNCDDVDSPELSMGALGQTPVMGVSTSPTQGMSTYCAICGDRATGKHYGASSCDGCKGFFRRSVRKNHVYSCRFSRNCVVDKDKRNQCRYCRLRKCFRAGMKKEAVQNERDRISVRRTSYEDTSQNNSLSVSTLLNAEILSRQISSPVGQCDLTHKVIATADDVCESIKQQLLVLVEWAKYIPCFCELPLDDQVALLRAHAGEHLVLGVARRSMAVKDVLLLGNDGIIPRNATDMEMGTIAARVLDELVAAFRDIQIDDTEFACIKAIVFFDPAKGLTDPQKIKSFRYQVQVNLEDYINDRQYDSRGRFGEILLLLPALQSITWQMIEQIQFAKLFGMARIDSLLQEMLLGGAAPTDMLTNPSVPVSLTSQMGNSFGDQFANPSDVMSVSHAHGVNMSPQHSQGSPLGSSPIHLGGMPPLANTPTPPLCTTDQFLSGHSVMSSLDSSLHLTNGLIDTPVSSPSLPNCESYKKSLTPQQRFKQESM is encoded by the exons ACTCTCCAGAACTCAGTATGGGAGCGCTGGGACAGACTCCTGTCATGGGTGTCTCCACCTCCCCCACCCAAGGGATGAGTACATATTGTGCCATATGTGGAGACAGGGCTACCGGCAAACATTATGGGGCCTCAAGTTGTGACGGCTGTAAGGGATTCTTTCGTCGTAGTGTCAGAAAGAACCATGTTTATTCCTGTAGATTTAGTCGGAATTGTGTTGTAGACAAAGATAAGAGAAATCAGTGTCGTTACTGCAGATTACGTAAATGTTTCAGAGCAGGAATGAAAAAAGAAG CTGTACAGAATGAACGAGACAGAATAAGTGTTAGAAGAACCAGTTACGAAGATACCAGTCAAAACAATTCACTCTCCGTCAGTACGCTGTTAAACGCTGAAATTCTCTCTAGACAG ATCTCATCCCCCGTTGGACAGTGTGACCTAACACACAAGGTTATAGCGACTGCCGATGATGTGTGTGAATCTATTAAACAACAATTACTTGTCCTTGTAGAATGGGCAAAATATATACCGTGTTTTTGTGAACTGCCATTAGATGATCAG gttGCCTTGTTGAGAGCTCATGCTGGAGAACATTTGGTTCTGGGTGTAGCCAGACGTTCCATGGCCGTCAAGGATGTTTTATTATTGGGAAATGATGGGATAATTCCACGTAACGCTACAGATATGGAGATGGGAACGATTGCAGCCAGAGTATTAGACGAGTTAGTTGCAGCATTTAGAGACATACAGATTGATGACACAGAGTTTGCCTGTATTAAAGCTATTGTCTTCTTTGATCCTG CTAAAGGTCTGACAGATCcacaaaaaatcaaaagttttcgTTACCAAGTACAAGTAAATCTGGAAGATTATATCAACGATCGTCAGTACGACTCTAGAGGCAGATTTGGGGAGATTTTATTACTGTTGCCCGCCTTACAGAGCATTACTTGGCAAATGATTGAACAGATACAGTTCGCCAAGTTATTTGGAATGGCGAGGATTGATAGTTTACTCCAAGAAATGTTATTAGGTG GTGCAGCACCGACAGATATGTTGACCAATCCTTCTGTACCAGTGTCGTTAACATCACAAATGGGTAACAGTTTTGGGGACCAGTTTGCCAATCCGTCAGATGTCATGTCAGTTTCTCATGCACATGGAGTTAACATGTCACCACAACATAGTCAAGGGTCACCACTTGGATCGAGTCCAATCCATCTCGGTGGCATGCCACCATTGGCTAACACACCAACACCACCACTATGCACAACGGATCAGTTTTTGAGTGGACATTCTGTGATGAGTTCCTTAGACTCTTCGTTACATCTAACGAATGGACTTATTGACACACCCGTGTCATCTCCGTCATTACCTAACTGTGAATCGTACAAAAAATCATTGACTCCACAACAGAGGTTTAAACAAGAATCAATGTAA
- the LOC139524730 gene encoding hepatocyte nuclear factor 4-gamma-like isoform X9 has product MNFEGITYILDSPELSMGALGQTPVMGVSTSPTQGMSTYCAICGDRATGKHYGASSCDGCKGFFRRSVRKNHVYSCRFSRNCVVDKDKRNQCRYCRLRKCFRAGMKKEAVQNERDRISVRRTSYEDTSQNNSLSVSTLLNAEILSRQISSPVGQCDLTHKVIATADDVCESIKQQLLVLVEWAKYIPCFCELPLDDQVALLRAHAGEHLVLGVARRSMAVKDVLLLGNDGIIPRNATDMEMGTIAARVLDELVAAFRDIQIDDTEFACIKAIVFFDPEAKGLTDPQKIKSFRYQVQVNLEDYINDRQYDSRGRFGEILLLLPALQSITWQMIEQIQFAKLFGMARIDSLLQEMLLGGAAPTDMLTNPSVPVSLTSQMGNSFGDQFANPSDVMSVSHAHGVNMSPQHSQGSPLGSSPIHLGGMPPLANTPTPPLCTTDQFLSGHSVMSSLDSSLHLTNGLIDTPVSSPSLPNCESYKKSLTPQQRFKQESM; this is encoded by the exons ATGAATTTTGAAGGAATAACATATATTTTAG ACTCTCCAGAACTCAGTATGGGAGCGCTGGGACAGACTCCTGTCATGGGTGTCTCCACCTCCCCCACCCAAGGGATGAGTACATATTGTGCCATATGTGGAGACAGGGCTACCGGCAAACATTATGGGGCCTCAAGTTGTGACGGCTGTAAGGGATTCTTTCGTCGTAGTGTCAGAAAGAACCATGTTTATTCCTGTAGATTTAGTCGGAATTGTGTTGTAGACAAAGATAAGAGAAATCAGTGTCGTTACTGCAGATTACGTAAATGTTTCAGAGCAGGAATGAAAAAAGAAG CTGTACAGAATGAACGAGACAGAATAAGTGTTAGAAGAACCAGTTACGAAGATACCAGTCAAAACAATTCACTCTCCGTCAGTACGCTGTTAAACGCTGAAATTCTCTCTAGACAG ATCTCATCCCCCGTTGGACAGTGTGACCTAACACACAAGGTTATAGCGACTGCCGATGATGTGTGTGAATCTATTAAACAACAATTACTTGTCCTTGTAGAATGGGCAAAATATATACCGTGTTTTTGTGAACTGCCATTAGATGATCAG gttGCCTTGTTGAGAGCTCATGCTGGAGAACATTTGGTTCTGGGTGTAGCCAGACGTTCCATGGCCGTCAAGGATGTTTTATTATTGGGAAATGATGGGATAATTCCACGTAACGCTACAGATATGGAGATGGGAACGATTGCAGCCAGAGTATTAGACGAGTTAGTTGCAGCATTTAGAGACATACAGATTGATGACACAGAGTTTGCCTGTATTAAAGCTATTGTCTTCTTTGATCCTG AAGCTAAAGGTCTGACAGATCcacaaaaaatcaaaagttttcgTTACCAAGTACAAGTAAATCTGGAAGATTATATCAACGATCGTCAGTACGACTCTAGAGGCAGATTTGGGGAGATTTTATTACTGTTGCCCGCCTTACAGAGCATTACTTGGCAAATGATTGAACAGATACAGTTCGCCAAGTTATTTGGAATGGCGAGGATTGATAGTTTACTCCAAGAAATGTTATTAGGTG GTGCAGCACCGACAGATATGTTGACCAATCCTTCTGTACCAGTGTCGTTAACATCACAAATGGGTAACAGTTTTGGGGACCAGTTTGCCAATCCGTCAGATGTCATGTCAGTTTCTCATGCACATGGAGTTAACATGTCACCACAACATAGTCAAGGGTCACCACTTGGATCGAGTCCAATCCATCTCGGTGGCATGCCACCATTGGCTAACACACCAACACCACCACTATGCACAACGGATCAGTTTTTGAGTGGACATTCTGTGATGAGTTCCTTAGACTCTTCGTTACATCTAACGAATGGACTTATTGACACACCCGTGTCATCTCCGTCATTACCTAACTGTGAATCGTACAAAAAATCATTGACTCCACAACAGAGGTTTAAACAAGAATCAATGTAA
- the LOC139524730 gene encoding hepatocyte nuclear factor 4-gamma-like isoform X13 translates to MHIIDSPELSMGALGQTPVMGVSTSPTQGMSTYCAICGDRATGKHYGASSCDGCKGFFRRSVRKNHVYSCRFSRNCVVDKDKRNQCRYCRLRKCFRAGMKKEAVQNERDRISVRRTSYEDTSQNNSLSVSTLLNAEILSRQISSPVGQCDLTHKVIATADDVCESIKQQLLVLVEWAKYIPCFCELPLDDQVALLRAHAGEHLVLGVARRSMAVKDVLLLGNDGIIPRNATDMEMGTIAARVLDELVAAFRDIQIDDTEFACIKAIVFFDPEAKGLTDPQKIKSFRYQVQVNLEDYINDRQYDSRGRFGEILLLLPALQSITWQMIEQIQFAKLFGMARIDSLLQEMLLGAAPTDMLTNPSVPVSLTSQMGNSFGDQFANPSDVMSVSHAHGVNMSPQHSQGSPLGSSPIHLGGMPPLANTPTPPLCTTDQFLSGHSVMSSLDSSLHLTNGLIDTPVSSPSLPNCESYKKSLTPQQRFKQESM, encoded by the exons ATGCATATTATTG ACTCTCCAGAACTCAGTATGGGAGCGCTGGGACAGACTCCTGTCATGGGTGTCTCCACCTCCCCCACCCAAGGGATGAGTACATATTGTGCCATATGTGGAGACAGGGCTACCGGCAAACATTATGGGGCCTCAAGTTGTGACGGCTGTAAGGGATTCTTTCGTCGTAGTGTCAGAAAGAACCATGTTTATTCCTGTAGATTTAGTCGGAATTGTGTTGTAGACAAAGATAAGAGAAATCAGTGTCGTTACTGCAGATTACGTAAATGTTTCAGAGCAGGAATGAAAAAAGAAG CTGTACAGAATGAACGAGACAGAATAAGTGTTAGAAGAACCAGTTACGAAGATACCAGTCAAAACAATTCACTCTCCGTCAGTACGCTGTTAAACGCTGAAATTCTCTCTAGACAG ATCTCATCCCCCGTTGGACAGTGTGACCTAACACACAAGGTTATAGCGACTGCCGATGATGTGTGTGAATCTATTAAACAACAATTACTTGTCCTTGTAGAATGGGCAAAATATATACCGTGTTTTTGTGAACTGCCATTAGATGATCAG gttGCCTTGTTGAGAGCTCATGCTGGAGAACATTTGGTTCTGGGTGTAGCCAGACGTTCCATGGCCGTCAAGGATGTTTTATTATTGGGAAATGATGGGATAATTCCACGTAACGCTACAGATATGGAGATGGGAACGATTGCAGCCAGAGTATTAGACGAGTTAGTTGCAGCATTTAGAGACATACAGATTGATGACACAGAGTTTGCCTGTATTAAAGCTATTGTCTTCTTTGATCCTG AAGCTAAAGGTCTGACAGATCcacaaaaaatcaaaagttttcgTTACCAAGTACAAGTAAATCTGGAAGATTATATCAACGATCGTCAGTACGACTCTAGAGGCAGATTTGGGGAGATTTTATTACTGTTGCCCGCCTTACAGAGCATTACTTGGCAAATGATTGAACAGATACAGTTCGCCAAGTTATTTGGAATGGCGAGGATTGATAGTTTACTCCAAGAAATGTTATTAG GTGCAGCACCGACAGATATGTTGACCAATCCTTCTGTACCAGTGTCGTTAACATCACAAATGGGTAACAGTTTTGGGGACCAGTTTGCCAATCCGTCAGATGTCATGTCAGTTTCTCATGCACATGGAGTTAACATGTCACCACAACATAGTCAAGGGTCACCACTTGGATCGAGTCCAATCCATCTCGGTGGCATGCCACCATTGGCTAACACACCAACACCACCACTATGCACAACGGATCAGTTTTTGAGTGGACATTCTGTGATGAGTTCCTTAGACTCTTCGTTACATCTAACGAATGGACTTATTGACACACCCGTGTCATCTCCGTCATTACCTAACTGTGAATCGTACAAAAAATCATTGACTCCACAACAGAGGTTTAAACAAGAATCAATGTAA
- the LOC139524730 gene encoding hepatocyte nuclear factor 4-gamma-like isoform X8, with amino-acid sequence MSDSSSNCDDVDSPELSMGALGQTPVMGVSTSPTQGMSTYCAICGDRATGKHYGASSCDGCKGFFRRSVRKNHVYSCRFSRNCVVDKDKRNQCRYCRLRKCFRAGMKKEAVQNERDRISVRRTSYEDTSQNNSLSVSTLLNAEILSRQISSPVGQCDLTHKVIATADDVCESIKQQLLVLVEWAKYIPCFCELPLDDQVALLRAHAGEHLVLGVARRSMAVKDVLLLGNDGIIPRNATDMEMGTIAARVLDELVAAFRDIQIDDTEFACIKAIVFFDPEAKGLTDPQKIKSFRYQVQVNLEDYINDRQYDSRGRFGEILLLLPALQSITWQMIEQIQFAKLFGMARIDSLLQEMLLGAAPTDMLTNPSVPVSLTSQMGNSFGDQFANPSDVMSVSHAHGVNMSPQHSQGSPLGSSPIHLGGMPPLANTPTPPLCTTDQFLSGHSVMSSLDSSLHLTNGLIDTPVSSPSLPNCESYKKSLTPQQRFKQESM; translated from the exons ACTCTCCAGAACTCAGTATGGGAGCGCTGGGACAGACTCCTGTCATGGGTGTCTCCACCTCCCCCACCCAAGGGATGAGTACATATTGTGCCATATGTGGAGACAGGGCTACCGGCAAACATTATGGGGCCTCAAGTTGTGACGGCTGTAAGGGATTCTTTCGTCGTAGTGTCAGAAAGAACCATGTTTATTCCTGTAGATTTAGTCGGAATTGTGTTGTAGACAAAGATAAGAGAAATCAGTGTCGTTACTGCAGATTACGTAAATGTTTCAGAGCAGGAATGAAAAAAGAAG CTGTACAGAATGAACGAGACAGAATAAGTGTTAGAAGAACCAGTTACGAAGATACCAGTCAAAACAATTCACTCTCCGTCAGTACGCTGTTAAACGCTGAAATTCTCTCTAGACAG ATCTCATCCCCCGTTGGACAGTGTGACCTAACACACAAGGTTATAGCGACTGCCGATGATGTGTGTGAATCTATTAAACAACAATTACTTGTCCTTGTAGAATGGGCAAAATATATACCGTGTTTTTGTGAACTGCCATTAGATGATCAG gttGCCTTGTTGAGAGCTCATGCTGGAGAACATTTGGTTCTGGGTGTAGCCAGACGTTCCATGGCCGTCAAGGATGTTTTATTATTGGGAAATGATGGGATAATTCCACGTAACGCTACAGATATGGAGATGGGAACGATTGCAGCCAGAGTATTAGACGAGTTAGTTGCAGCATTTAGAGACATACAGATTGATGACACAGAGTTTGCCTGTATTAAAGCTATTGTCTTCTTTGATCCTG AAGCTAAAGGTCTGACAGATCcacaaaaaatcaaaagttttcgTTACCAAGTACAAGTAAATCTGGAAGATTATATCAACGATCGTCAGTACGACTCTAGAGGCAGATTTGGGGAGATTTTATTACTGTTGCCCGCCTTACAGAGCATTACTTGGCAAATGATTGAACAGATACAGTTCGCCAAGTTATTTGGAATGGCGAGGATTGATAGTTTACTCCAAGAAATGTTATTAG GTGCAGCACCGACAGATATGTTGACCAATCCTTCTGTACCAGTGTCGTTAACATCACAAATGGGTAACAGTTTTGGGGACCAGTTTGCCAATCCGTCAGATGTCATGTCAGTTTCTCATGCACATGGAGTTAACATGTCACCACAACATAGTCAAGGGTCACCACTTGGATCGAGTCCAATCCATCTCGGTGGCATGCCACCATTGGCTAACACACCAACACCACCACTATGCACAACGGATCAGTTTTTGAGTGGACATTCTGTGATGAGTTCCTTAGACTCTTCGTTACATCTAACGAATGGACTTATTGACACACCCGTGTCATCTCCGTCATTACCTAACTGTGAATCGTACAAAAAATCATTGACTCCACAACAGAGGTTTAAACAAGAATCAATGTAA